The following are from one region of the Flavobacteriales bacterium genome:
- a CDS encoding TonB family protein, whose product MNTTKQSQKNLEKFRGIFFQIGIIVATSLTFLAFEWTTPVYISELPKPIIEIEGDIDLELYNDRVKPIKPEIKPIAPKVDPSKINIIKTNPVNPTPDPDPIVDPDPTFDPNKWTKPEVTDPEPAPIAVAEVMPEFIGGTAKLFEYLGKNLKYPELAKTTGIQGKVFVQFVVDKNGKIKDVKVLQGINALLDKEALRVVSEMPDWKAGKQHGKPVSVIYNLPISFKLK is encoded by the coding sequence ATGAACACAACTAAACAATCCCAAAAAAACTTGGAAAAATTTCGAGGAATTTTTTTCCAAATCGGCATTATTGTAGCCACATCATTAACCTTTTTAGCTTTTGAATGGACTACACCTGTTTACATTAGTGAATTACCAAAACCTATTATTGAAATTGAAGGTGACATTGACCTAGAATTGTACAATGATCGTGTAAAGCCAATTAAGCCTGAAATTAAACCTATAGCACCAAAAGTTGACCCCAGTAAAATAAACATTATTAAAACTAACCCAGTAAACCCAACCCCTGATCCAGACCCTATCGTTGACCCAGACCCAACTTTTGACCCAAACAAGTGGACAAAACCCGAGGTAACTGACCCAGAACCAGCTCCAATTGCTGTTGCCGAAGTTATGCCTGAATTTATTGGTGGTACTGCAAAATTGTTTGAGTATTTAGGAAAAAATTTGAAATACCCTGAATTAGCAAAAACTACAGGAATTCAAGGAAAAGTTTTTGTGCAGTTTGTTGTAGATAAAAACGGAAAAATTAAAGATGTTAAAGTGCTACAAGGAATAAATGCTTTGTTGGATAAAGAAGCGCTGAGAGTTGTTTCAGAAATGCCTGACTGGAAAGCTGGGAAACAACATGGTAAACCTGTAAGTGTTATTTACAATTTACCGATAAGTTTTAAGTTAAAATAA
- the mreC gene encoding rod shape-determining protein MreC — translation MRNLFRFLTKNSFIFLFLILEFFAFWMLIANNNYQNSKFFNSSNFLVGNFYATIHNINDYFHLKEVNKELAEQNAKLQANNISSFVKVYGRIYEINDTAYHQTYMYSAAKVVNNSTNKRQNYITIDKGGLNGISAEMGVISAQGVVGIVKNVSNNFGSVMSILHDKNKLSAKIKKSGYYGSLVWEGNNYREAQLKDIPNHVKLTVGDTVVTTGYSSIFPENVLIGTVQEFDLPEGNNFYNIIIRFAVDFKNLSHVYVVRSLQKEEKEKLETESQQEIVE, via the coding sequence ATGAGGAACTTATTTCGGTTTTTAACAAAAAATTCATTTATTTTCCTGTTCCTGATTTTAGAGTTTTTTGCATTTTGGATGCTAATTGCCAATAACAATTATCAAAATTCCAAGTTTTTCAACTCATCTAATTTTTTGGTTGGCAATTTTTATGCTACCATTCATAATATCAACGATTATTTCCATTTAAAAGAAGTAAACAAAGAGTTGGCTGAGCAAAATGCAAAACTTCAGGCAAACAACATTTCGTCGTTTGTAAAAGTGTACGGTAGAATTTATGAGATAAACGATACTGCCTATCACCAAACTTACATGTATAGCGCTGCAAAAGTGGTAAACAATTCTACCAATAAACGACAAAATTATATCACCATCGACAAAGGAGGTTTAAATGGAATAAGTGCTGAAATGGGTGTTATTTCTGCTCAAGGGGTTGTGGGAATAGTTAAAAACGTGTCTAACAATTTTGGATCTGTAATGTCTATTTTACACGATAAAAATAAGCTGAGTGCTAAGATTAAAAAATCGGGGTATTATGGGTCGTTAGTTTGGGAAGGCAACAACTACAGAGAAGCTCAACTAAAAGATATTCCTAATCATGTTAAATTAACTGTTGGAGACACCGTTGTAACAACAGGGTATTCATCTATTTTTCCCGAAAACGTGTTAATTGGAACGGTACAAGAATTTGATTTACCAGAAGGCAATAACTTTTATAACATTATCATAAGGTTTGCTGTAGATTTTAAAAACTTGTCGCATGTTTATGTGGTAAGGTCGTTACAAAAAGAAGAAAAAGAAAAGTTAGAAACTGAAAGTCAACAAGAAATTGTAGAATGA
- a CDS encoding rod shape-determining protein codes for MGLFSFLTQEIAIDLGTANTLIIHNDKVVVDEPSIVAKDRLTGKIIAVGKKAMQMHGKTHEDIKTIRPLKDGVIADFDAAEHMIRGMIKMINPNKQLFTPSLKMVICIPSGITEVEKRAVKDSAEHAGGKEVYLIHEPMAAAIGIGIDVLEPMGNMIIDIGGGTSEIAVIALGGIVCDKSIRVAGDDFTNDIVDYMRRQHNLLIGERSAEQIKIECGSALTELENPPEDYPVQGRDLMTGTPKEITVSYSEIAHALDKSIAKIEEAVLNALEMTPPELSADIYKTGLYLAGGGSMLRGLDKRISMKTKLPVHIAEDPLRAVARGTGIALKNISKLPFLIK; via the coding sequence ATGGGATTATTTAGCTTTTTAACTCAAGAAATAGCCATTGACCTTGGAACAGCCAACACGCTGATTATCCACAACGATAAAGTGGTGGTTGACGAACCTTCAATTGTTGCTAAAGACAGATTGACTGGAAAAATTATTGCAGTGGGTAAAAAAGCAATGCAAATGCACGGTAAAACACACGAAGATATTAAAACCATTCGTCCGCTAAAAGATGGTGTTATTGCTGATTTTGATGCAGCAGAACACATGATTAGAGGAATGATTAAAATGATTAATCCAAACAAACAATTGTTTACACCATCGTTAAAAATGGTTATTTGTATTCCATCGGGTATTACCGAAGTAGAAAAAAGAGCGGTAAAAGATTCGGCAGAGCACGCTGGAGGTAAAGAAGTGTATTTAATTCACGAACCAATGGCTGCTGCTATTGGTATTGGAATTGATGTTTTGGAGCCAATGGGAAATATGATTATTGATATCGGTGGTGGAACATCAGAAATTGCCGTAATTGCTTTAGGAGGTATTGTTTGTGACAAATCTATTCGAGTGGCAGGTGATGATTTTACTAACGATATTGTGGATTATATGCGTCGTCAACACAACCTTTTAATTGGTGAGCGTTCGGCAGAACAAATTAAAATTGAGTGTGGTTCAGCATTAACTGAACTTGAAAACCCGCCAGAAGATTATCCGGTTCAAGGTAGAGATTTAATGACGGGTACACCAAAAGAAATTACGGTTTCGTATAGCGAAATTGCTCATGCCTTAGACAAATCTATTGCCAAAATTGAAGAAGCAGTATTGAATGCCTTAGAAATGACTCCTCCAGAGTTGTCAGCCGATATTTATAAAACAGGCTTGTATTTAGCAGGTGGTGGCTCTATGTTAAGAGGTTTGGACAAACGTATTTCTATGAAAACAAAACTACCTGTACACATTGCTGAAGATCCATTGAGAGCTGTAGCTAGAGGAACAGGTATTGCATTAAAAAACATCAGCAAATTACCATTTTTGATTAAATAG
- a CDS encoding DUF4286 family protein yields MIIYNVTVNLEDDIHLDWLNWMKTVHIPDVMNTGYFIENKMCKVLSTQEDETGHTYAIQYTCASMDDLEEYQAKHAPALQKDHMDRYSGKFVAFRTLLEIV; encoded by the coding sequence ATGATAATTTACAACGTAACCGTAAACCTTGAAGACGACATCCATTTGGATTGGTTAAACTGGATGAAAACTGTTCATATACCTGACGTGATGAACACGGGTTATTTTATCGAAAATAAAATGTGTAAAGTGTTATCTACTCAAGAAGACGAAACTGGGCATACTTATGCCATACAATATACTTGTGCTAGTATGGATGATTTAGAAGAATATCAAGCCAAACACGCTCCAGCATTACAAAAAGACCACATGGATAGATATAGCGGAAAATTTGTTGCCTTTAGAACTTTGTTGGAAATTGTATAA
- the purH gene encoding bifunctional phosphoribosylaminoimidazolecarboxamide formyltransferase/IMP cyclohydrolase: MSQKKIKNALISVYHKDNLEPIIHELNKLGVTIFSTGGTQSFIEELNVPVTPVEELTSYPSILGGRVKTLHPKIFGGILSRRALDSDVAQLAEYEIPEIDLVIVDLYPFEDTVASGAGEQDIIEKIDIGGISLIRAAAKNFKDVVIVSSRNQYNYVLEVLQQKNGATDLTDRKHLAKLAFNVSSHYDTAIFNWFNNNEEHYFKQSIAESQVLRYGENPHQEGVFYGNLDTMFEKLNGKELSYNNLLDVDAAVNLIAEFPQNRPTFAVLKHNNACGLASRDTLLQAWNDALAADPVSAFGGVLIANQTIDLATAEEVNKLFCEVIIAPGYQAEALELLKSKKNRVILVQKQVALSKKQFRTILNGVLEQDKDLKTANANDFKLVTKKAPTTQEIKDLEFANKLVKHTKSNTIVFAKNEQLLASGTGQTSRVDALRQAVVKAKAFGFDLKGAVMASDAFFPFPDCVELANNEGITAVVQPGGSIKDQESIDYCDSVNMSMVCTGIRHFRH, encoded by the coding sequence ATGAGTCAAAAAAAGATTAAAAACGCCTTAATTTCTGTTTATCACAAAGATAATCTTGAACCAATTATACACGAATTAAACAAACTTGGAGTAACTATTTTTTCTACTGGAGGTACTCAAAGTTTTATTGAAGAGTTAAATGTGCCTGTTACTCCTGTTGAAGAATTAACCTCTTATCCGTCCATTTTAGGAGGGAGAGTAAAAACCTTACATCCAAAAATATTTGGGGGTATTTTGAGCAGAAGAGCTTTAGACAGTGATGTCGCCCAGTTGGCAGAATACGAAATTCCAGAAATTGACTTAGTGATTGTTGATTTGTATCCCTTTGAAGATACGGTTGCATCAGGCGCAGGAGAACAAGATATTATTGAGAAAATTGACATAGGCGGTATTTCGTTGATTCGTGCTGCTGCTAAAAATTTTAAAGACGTGGTAATTGTTTCTTCAAGAAACCAATACAATTATGTGTTAGAAGTGTTGCAACAGAAAAATGGAGCAACCGATTTAACCGATAGAAAACATTTGGCAAAATTAGCGTTCAATGTTTCTTCGCACTACGATACCGCTATTTTTAATTGGTTTAACAACAACGAAGAGCATTATTTTAAACAAAGTATAGCAGAATCGCAAGTGTTGCGTTATGGCGAAAATCCTCACCAAGAAGGTGTTTTTTATGGCAACTTAGATACTATGTTTGAAAAACTAAACGGTAAAGAGTTGTCGTACAACAATTTATTGGATGTGGATGCTGCTGTAAATTTAATTGCAGAATTTCCTCAAAACCGACCAACTTTTGCAGTATTAAAGCACAACAATGCTTGTGGGTTAGCTTCTCGCGATACGCTTTTACAAGCATGGAACGATGCGTTAGCAGCTGACCCAGTTTCTGCTTTTGGTGGAGTTTTAATTGCCAATCAAACTATTGATTTAGCAACTGCCGAAGAAGTAAATAAATTGTTTTGTGAAGTTATCATAGCTCCAGGTTATCAAGCAGAAGCCTTAGAATTATTAAAAAGCAAAAAAAACAGGGTTATTTTGGTACAGAAACAAGTGGCTTTATCAAAAAAACAATTTAGAACCATTTTAAACGGTGTACTCGAACAAGATAAAGACTTAAAAACAGCTAATGCAAACGACTTTAAATTAGTAACTAAAAAAGCTCCTACAACTCAAGAAATTAAAGATTTAGAGTTTGCCAATAAATTGGTTAAACACACCAAATCAAACACCATTGTTTTTGCAAAAAACGAACAACTTTTGGCAAGCGGAACTGGACAAACATCGCGTGTTGATGCTTTGCGACAAGCTGTAGTTAAAGCCAAAGCTTTTGGCTTTGATTTAAAAGGAGCAGTTATGGCTTCCGATGCATTTTTCCCTTTTCCTGATTGCGTAGAATTGGCAAATAACGAAGGAATAACAGCAGTGGTTCAGCCAGGAGGCTCAATTAAAGACCAAGAATCAATTGACTACTGCGATTCAGTAAATATGTCAATGGTTTGTACAGGAATTAGACATTTTAGACATTGA